One Streptomonospora salina genomic window, CAACCGCCATCACGCCCACCCCAACCAGGTCGAGCGCGACCCGGACATCGCCGGCAACGCGATCGCCTTCACCGAGGAGCAGACCCGGGCCCGCACCGGCGTCGGGGTCTGGGTGGCGCGCAGGCAGGCGTGGCTGTTCTTTCCCATGCTGCTGCTGGAAGGGCTCAACCTGCACGTCTCCAGCGTGCGGGCGCTGTTCGGCAGCACCGCCGCCACCCGCGGCACCAAGCTGGCCGAGGCCGTGCTGCTCACCGCGCATCTGGGCGGCTACCTCGCCGCCGTCTTCGTCGTGCTCTCGCCGCTGCAGGCCGTGGCCTTCATCGCCGTTCACCAGGGCCTGTTCGGGCTGTACATGGGATGCTCGTTCGCGCCCAACCACAAGGGCATGCCGATCATCGCCAAGGGCGAGAAGATCGACTTCCTGCGGCGGCAGGTGCTGACCTCGCGCAACATCCGCGGCGGCCGCTTCACCGACGTGGCCCTGGGCGGGTTGAACTACCAGGTCGAACACCACCTGTTCCCTTCGATGCCCCGCTCGGCGCTGCCCCGGGTCCAGCCGATGGTGCGCGAGTTCTGCGCCAGGCACGGCATCGAGTACTACGAGACCGGTCTGGTGGAGTCCTACCGCCAGGTGCTGCGGCACTTGAACACCGTCGGCGGGGGGTCGCTGCGCCCCGACCTGGAGTACTGAGCCGGACCCGG contains:
- a CDS encoding fatty acid desaturase, which produces MPHGTVQRCDADTGTGSVAPDDGTAEISFRTSPEACAGGRITEGRRVAYRAGQGPDGPAAEDLRPLDADDRALELAAVGAAAGEPARAEPGGSRPERRGSDYAVLSREVKAAGLLNRRPLSYAVRIGVNLLLLAAGWTAFALIGASWWQLLTAAFLGIVFTQTAFLGHDAGHQQISSSKRVNDFIGRVHGDLLVGLSYGWWNSKHNRHHAHPNQVERDPDIAGNAIAFTEEQTRARTGVGVWVARRQAWLFFPMLLLEGLNLHVSSVRALFGSTAATRGTKLAEAVLLTAHLGGYLAAVFVVLSPLQAVAFIAVHQGLFGLYMGCSFAPNHKGMPIIAKGEKIDFLRRQVLTSRNIRGGRFTDVALGGLNYQVEHHLFPSMPRSALPRVQPMVREFCARHGIEYYETGLVESYRQVLRHLNTVGGGSLRPDLEY